The Scleropages formosus chromosome 21, fSclFor1.1, whole genome shotgun sequence DNA segment GCTTTGTCCTCTGAGGACCAGCTGGATGACACATGGGTCACTGTTTTTGGGTATTTTACAATGCTTTTCTGTTGTAGGTAGAAATGTCCTTGGCTTCACATGAATAATGACCCAGAGAGGATTTGACTCAGCCTGAGTGTTTGCttctttcatttgctttgtAGGTTTCCCCCTGCGTCTGCTTCCTACATCCTCCTGCAGTTCGCTCAGTATGGAAATATATTAAAGCAtgtggtaagagctgctctCGCTCAAGGATACCTGTACAGAAGAGAAATGGTGTTATGTAATAATGCCATTTGAGCAAGTGGAAGGTGTTCTCAGAAGTACAAGGATATAAAGTTTGACTGTGTCTTTAcacatttgaaaaaatgtatgtgCACATATGTTTGGCATAGGTTATTTTGCTGGGTACCTCAACATATTTTTCTACAGTATGTCACAGCCTTTTTTAAAacgtttgttttatttactcttcTACTTGGCCTGTTCTCCTTCCTGGTTGTTTCACATTAAGTTCCAACTGGCCGTTTTTCTGGCCTTCTCTCCGCAAACAGATGTCAAACACTGGCAACTGGATGCACATTCAGTATCAGTCTAAACTTCAGGCAAGGAAGGCACTCAGTAAAGATGGGAAAATCTTTGGAGAGGCCATCATGATTGGAGTGAAACCGTGCATAGATAAGGTGagctgtttttccacacatAATGACCCACATTCTTTAGTCCAGTGCCTAAAACAGGAATGCTGATGACATCCTTTGTAAGGGCTAATGTGAATGTCTTTAAAGTCTAAAGCTTGGATGTTTCTAAGGGGAAATGGCATTTTTAGCTAATTAGTTCCTCTGTACTTATTGGACTTTTCCTTAAATAGATAAAACCAGCAGAGTAGTGAATAGGTGGATTTGTTTGTCCTGCAGCAGTTTTAAGAGGCAATTTTCTGCCACCTTCCCCTCCCCTGTCAGAATGTGATGGAGGGTGCAGATAAAGCGTctacctcctccagctctgtgttTACCCCTCCGGTGAAGGCACCTGGCACACCCAACCACCCTGTCTCCACACCCCGGTCAGCCATGAGGCCCCTGAGTGCAGCCTACAAGGCCTCCAGCAGCGACTATCAGGTACAACTGGGGTTTCTGAAGGCATAAGGTTAGCAGAGCAGTGCGCATGCACACAGGTTTAAGTGTCATCTAGTTATACGAATACACAGTAAGAATCAACTTTGAACACACAGGAGTCAGATGATGCAACTGCTGATTGGACTTTGTAATGCTGCTTATTGCCAAGAACAAAGACTGACTGGGCAGAGGGGACTTAACCTGATTTATTGGTCATGGCAAATACAGACTTATTAGCATTAAACTGGCATAAGAGTGGATAGTTGATGAATTTGTTGGTAATACAGCGGTCTTGTTTTTGAACAGGTGATACCTGACAAGCAGACACCCAGGAAAGATGACAGCTTTGTCACGAAAGCTATGGAGTATGTGTTTGGGTGGTGACGTGCCTTGTGCTTCAGTGTTACAGTAACAAAGcagtaaactgaaaaacaatccTCAAAGCCTACTCATCTGACTCAGCACTCCTGGTTCAGCTTTTACATTCAGATATTCTTCACTAGGTTTTTaatacagaaatgaaatggtaataatttgcactttatgtTGTGGATGATTGTTTGGGTTTCATGCACTTGGTAGTACAGGGGTTTAGGAAATAGCTCCTTGTATGGCTGATGGCAAAAGAGTATTAGAGTGAAAGGCAATGGTGGGAAAATGACACTATATTTATGTGTGGTGAGGTGGTGACTTTTTTGCTGATCTGTAGGTTTTTATGAAGCCTTGTCAGTTTTAGAAAACAGTAATATTGGAAATGAAACCTTATCCTTCCATATCAGTGTGCTGCGGTTCTGAAATCGAGACGTAAGGACTACTGCTGTTTGTGGCCTGATAAAGTCAGTCAgtattttaaactttgtttctctgaattcaatttttaaattccTAACACATTGCTTTCAAGGTTTTCTAcatgtttttggttttgttttaaatgacaaCTGAAGTATGTGTATATGTCTTTTTAATGGGGTTCTGCCCATTCTAAGGGGAAATAGAATTATCTTTGAAGtcttatttttgtgtaataaatactatatacaGTCAACATGAgacattgtttattttgctgCCGTACCATAGATGTCAGTGAAACATTTACCCTCGCTTCTGTTACAGTACCAGTATGCAGGGCTTAAATAACTCATCCAGCTCAGGCCCTATCCCGCAACAGCCGCAGCCCATGTCCACACCCTTTCTCAGACAGGCTGTCAAAAGCCACTGATCCACAGATAATGTGCAACGTGCAGGAGGCCCGGATTTGTTTCTGTAGTTATGGAGAACCACTGAGGTTTACAGTCATGGATTACCTTAGGAAATTTGAAATGCATAACTTCTGCATTGTGTTTTTGCTCTGAATTACTGTATTCATTGCCAGTATTTTAGTATACTAAAAATTGTTTAAGAACAATGTGTCCAACATTCTGTCTTGGTGTTGTATTCTTTCGCAACAGACTTGAATGGCTTAAAAATATTCAGTGGTATGTAGTTGTGCTAGATTACAAACTGCCCTTTTTCCTTATGTTGGTTAACAATTCTTTTGATATAGTAGCTCTTTCAGGACTGTCTTTGTTCTAAGCCAAggatttggtgtgtgtgtgtgtgtgtgtgtgtgtgtgtgtgtgtgtgtgtgtgtgtttagcaaaTCTCAGAAGCATTGTAATAAACTTGTCTCGGTTGTGCAATTATCAGAAATTGGATAAAATTGCAGGGGTTGGTAACTGGAAAAAGGACCATTTTGGTTATGGCTACCCATCTAGCTTCTGTCATTATGAAGTGGGGTTCAGGCGTCTATATTAGTCTACATGTCTGTAGTGTCAGCGGTGAAGACAATATGTCTACATTTCTCATGCGTCGAAGCATATGAATTCTGTTTGGTTGGTTTTCTTCTTCCTAGTAGAATGGTCTctgtacacatactgtatgtagatTGCGAGGACTGTTTGAGCGAGTTAAACAGGACCACATATTGGAGGTTTGAGCAGGGAAATGAAATGAAGGCATCCAAAGTAAGCCCCTGGCTCATCTCTAAAATCCCCCACAGCGGACTCTTGATGAACCCGTTGCTGAAGGTCACAGTGGCCCGGCCACTTGAGACTGATGAGGAGAGCTAGAGGAGGTC contains these protein-coding regions:
- the nup35 gene encoding nucleoporin NUP35 isoform X1, translated to MEYQVGSEPMTLGSPTSPKPTSGAQFLPGFLMGDLPAPVTPQPRAFTGTGGGMDVRSPLLAGGSPPQPVVPTPKDKSGAPPVRSIYDELASPGIGMSPLSSRKQPFSVTHTPLSGLAATPGTMSNVFSPVSIGQQRKSTLSPAQADPFYTQGEALSSEDQLDDTWVTVFGFPPASASYILLQFAQYGNILKHVMSNTGNWMHIQYQSKLQARKALSKDGKIFGEAIMIGVKPCIDKNVMEGADKASTSSSSVFTPPVKAPGTPNHPVSTPRSAMRPLSAAYKASSSDYQVIPDKQTPRKDDSFVTKAMEYVFGW